One window of Acipenser ruthenus chromosome 17, fAciRut3.2 maternal haplotype, whole genome shotgun sequence genomic DNA carries:
- the LOC117423343 gene encoding cytochrome b-245 chaperone 1 homolog: MGYMTVESHSHTRIHLKRLPGFRSWALLVGISSVGLSAAYYSSDSWMWKLFYVAGCCFVAIQNLEEWEEAIFDKSKGQVILKSFNLYTKILTMWRKGHEQVVAELNHLRDVSVEEEKVRYLGKGYLVVLRFATGFSHPLTQSATLGGRSDADAIADLLKRFLGLDKAQQWEKVSDSDSSDSDQIELDEN, encoded by the exons ATGGGGTACATGACAGTAGAGTCTCACTCACACACCCGCATCCACCTCAAGAGGCTGCCTGGCTTCCGGTCCTGGGCTCTGTTGGTTG GAATCTCATCTGTTGGTCTGTCAGCAGCCTATTACAGCTCAG ACAGCTGGATGTGGAAGCTCTTCTACGTGGCTGGGTGCTGCTTTGTCGCTATACAGAACCTGGAGGAGTGGGAG gaagccATTTTTGATAAGTCTAAAGGTCAAGTCATTCTAAAATCGTTTAACCTCTACACCAAAATACTGACCATGTGGAGGAAGGGACACGAGCAAG TGGTGGCCGAACTGAATCACCTGAGGGACGTGAGTGTGGAGGAGGAGAAAGTGCGCTACCTGGGGAAAGGCTACCTGGTGGTCTTGCGATTTGCCACTGGATTCTCCCACCCGCTCACTCAGAGCGCCACCCTTGGCGGGAGGAG TGACGCAGATGCTATCGCTGATCTGCTGAAGCGCTTTCTCGGGCTGGATAAAGCACAGCAGTGGGAGAAAGTCTCTGACTCGGATAGCAGCGACAGTGACCAAATCGAACTCGATGAAAACTAA